Below is a window of Deltaproteobacteria bacterium CG2_30_66_27 DNA.
CGACTCCTGCCGGAGGAGCGGTTTCACCTCGAAGCGCCGCTTCCCGACGCGCAGCGGCTTCACGGCGCGCGCCGCCATCCGGATGTGCGCCGGCGTCGTCCCGCAGCATCCCCCCACGCCCCGGACCCCCAGCTCGATGTACTTCTTGGCGTACTCGGTGAAGTATTCCGGGCTGGTCAGGTAGATCACGCGCCCGCTGATCTCCCGGGGCATCCCCGCGTTCGGCATGACGACCACCGGTTTCCCGGTGTGCGGGAGGATCGCCTGGAGCGCGTCGAAGGCGCCGGAAGGGCCCGTGCCGCAGTTGATCCCGACGATGTCGACGTTGGCGTCGCCGGAAAGGGCCGACGCCATCGTCTCCGCCCGCATCCCCAGGGCGGTCTCTCCCCGGTCGTTCAGGACGAAGGAGGCCAGGACCGGTTCGCCGAACTCCTTCGCCACCCGCGCGGCGAGCTGGAGTTCGTTCAGGTTGGAGAAGGTCTCGAGGAGGAACAGGTCCACCCCCTCCGCCGCGAGGGCTCCCATCTGCGCCCGGAACGCCGCCTCGACCTCGGCGGCGAAGGCGTCGGGCATCCGCTGCCGGGACTCGGTGCACGGACCGACCGAGCCCGCGACGAAGACCTCGTCCCCCGCCGCCTCCCGCGCCAACCGGACGCCGGCGCGGTTGATCGCCTCGGTCTTCTCGGCGAGGCCGTACGGCTTGAGCCGGATCGGGTTGGCCCCGAAGGTGTTCGTCTCGATCACCTCGGCCCCGGCCTCGACGTAGTCCCGGTGGATCCGGAGGATGAGCTTGGGGTTGGTGAGGCACAGCTCGTCGTAGCAGGTGTTGATGAACACCCCGTGGTCGTAGATCATCGTTCCCACGGCGCCGTCGAAGATGAGCGGCGACTTCTTCATGCGTGCGAGGAGGTCCAGGGCTACTCCAGTTCGTCGAACGCGGATTTTTGCGCGTAGCACATCGGGCAGACCCACCCCGGGGGGAGGTCGTCGAACGCCGTCCCCGGCGGAATTCCGTTCATCGGATCCCCGGCCGCCGGATCGTAGACGTAGCCGCAGTTCGCGCAGATGTACTTCTTGATGGGGGGCCTCCTCTTCAGACCGCGAAATATTTCGCCTGGGGGTGGTGGACGACGATCGCCGAGGTCGTCTGCTCCGGCGCCATCTCCATCGACTCCGTGAGCGTCACGCCGATCCGGCCCGGGTCGAGCAGGTCGAACACCGCGGCGTGCGCGGAGAGGTCGGGGCAGGCGGGGTACCCGAAGCCGTAGCGGGATCCCTGGTACTCCTGCACCACGTACCCGGAAAAGGAGGCCGGCCGGTCCCCGGAGATGCCGAGCTCCCGGCGCATCGCCTCGTGCCAGTACTCGGCGAGGGCGTCGGTGACCTCGACCCCGAAGGCGTGGAGCATCAGGTAGTCATGATACCGGTCGGACGTGAAGAGCGCCCGCGTCGCCAGGGCCATCTCACCCCCGATGGTCGCCACGAAGAAGCCGGCGACGTCCCCTCCCTCTTCCCGCGTCCG
It encodes the following:
- a CDS encoding rubredoxin — translated: MKKYICANCGYVYDPAAGDPMNGIPPGTAFDDLPPGWVCPMCYAQKSAFDELE